The sequence ATTGTCCCCGCAGGTACGTGCGCCCGCTGCACACTCTCCTAAGCGCGCTGGTAGTGGCAGTGGCCCTCGGGGTGCTGGTGTGGGCAGCTGAGAGTCGCGCAGCCGTGCGCCGCTGTCGCCGCAGTCACCCCGCCGCCTGCCTGGCCGCAGTGCTTGCCGTTGGCCTCCTGGTTCTCTGGGCGGTGGGCGGCGCTTGCACCTTCCTGTTCAGCATTGCCGGGCCAGTCCTTCGTGAGTCTCCCCTACCCGGAGATACCCGGGAACAAGGCCAGCGCGTGCGCGTGGCgccaggccggccctgccctggttcttggcgggggggagagggggctgggagacTCAGCGGGCATGGCCACACCCCTTTACAAAGCACCTTCCTTGGCTATGTTCTCCTCTTGGGGGGGGAGGGACGACTCTTAATACCGCCTTTCCGGGCCTCCTGGTGTTAAGTGCCTTCCACCAACCACGTCCCTGTTCCCGCCAGCCCTCCCCAGGCCACAACCCTGTTACAAAGTGTTCCTCAGCCACAGTTTCAGGATCAGAGGTGTCCTGTCCGCTGACCATTCTATTGGCCTGACTACTCCAGTTCTCCTCTGTGGGCCCCCATTGGCTAAAGGCTGATGTCCCATTCCACTGACCCCACTCCTTTTGGTATTGCCCACAGTGATCCTGGTGCACGCCTCGCTGCGCCTGCGCAACCTCAAGAACAAGATAGAGAACAAGATCGAGAGCATTGGTCTCAAGCGGACACCAATGGGGCTGCTACTGGAAGCGCTGGGACAAGAGCAGGAGGCTGGATCCTAGGGCCTTGGGATCTGTACCCAAGACCTGGAGAATCCCAACCCCAACCCATAACCGGGATTTAGAGCCTTTTCCCAGTCCTTAAAATAGGAGCCCCTTTTGCCCAGTTAAAAAAGCAGGGCATCTGcaatgctccccccaccccacccctagatCCAAAACTGGGATATCCCTCATACCCAGTCCCCATGGACTAGGGGAACTTGGGACACAGAGCCACTCACATCCAGCCCAGAAGTGGGGCTTAGAGATTGGAGTATCCAGGGCCAATATCAAATTCTGCATGGAGACACTCCCACAAACGGAATCTGGGACCCACTTGTCTCCCATGCTCAGTCCTGAAGCTGGGGTGTGGGACTGAGACATTCTCAAATCTTGAGTCTTAGATCAAGACTTTTCCAGACCACACCCCAGCTTTGAACCCAGAACAAGGCATTGCCAAATCTTGACCCCAGGACCAAAGTGTTCTACGTCCCCCGCCTCTGGGTAGAAGTCAGGTATCCTGATCCTATTGAACCCTTGGTCCCCAGTAACCCCAACACTCACCAGTCCCATTTGCCTCCCTTCAGCTCTGCTTAGGGATTCTGGCCCTCATCCCCCGCCTTCCCCCCACATACACAAGTTCCACAGTGGTGAGGACCGTGGGGTGGGGgtagccctgacctggaatgaggCATATATATCAGTGTTGTTGCAACAATAAAAGCTGTTACATCGCTCAAGCCAATTGGGCCTATCGTAGTGGCCTCTGCTTTTCAATTCTGCTAGATTCTTTATGACTGGGTCGGTCTCTGTCATATATGTGGGCTGATGGGGTGATCTCTCCTTCCAGGAATTTGTTGATCTCTGGCATTAACACAGGTAGTTGAGGGCATGCAGTGCTCCCATTTCCATTTGTATTACTAAGGGCTCTGGTTCAGGGTTGACTAGCAATCTGACCACGGACAGGCAAAGAAGTTGCCCCACATCACAAAACCAGTAAAGCCAAAGCAGATGACATTATCACAGGCTGTTTCCATGGTGTTCTATTTTTCATAACATGGTGTTATAAAAACATATCTGGTCTTAACTATGGGTGTGGGCCCCAAGGCAAGGCAGGGGGAAGAGCAACACGTGGGTTCGGTTTACACATTTATTCTAAAAATCCTCTTCCAGTGTGGATAGTGTCTTGGGTCCAGATCAGTTGatacaaaaagaaaagttttaacaCCAGGTAAAGGGGGTatggggacctcccccccccagctCCAGAAAATCACAGACAGGTATCATAGAAAACACAGTTTGTgtggatttctttaaaaagtggtgGATGGAAGGAAAGTCAAGGAAGATGTGACGCAGCCTGTGGCCAGGCGTCACCTGAGGATTTTACTGGCATCGATCTATCAGGTGCCAGGTTCCACCCCGGAAGCATCCCAGGACACAGCACACCTGGTGGTTCTGTCCTCGGACCCTCCTGTGGAGCCCCCAGAGTGGGGATAGGGTAGAGGCTGCCACCAAAGGCTGGGTCATCTCACCCTGGGGACAGAGGAAGCGGgcacagacaggcagacagggaCTGGGGCTCCTTCCTACACCCCTGGGGTGGGAAGATGAACCCAAGCCCCCCCCCACCAGATGTGGGCAGAGAGCGCACCTCCCCAAGAACTACCCTGGTGGGGGATGGCAGAGAGTTCTGTTCACACCAGAGTCCCTAGCTGCCCCATACAGGGCCATGTGACTATACGGTCCAGTTCATGGAAGGGGTTCCTGAATGGAACAGGCTGGGCAAGGGACAGGAATGAACCCAACCAGACAAGATCACAGTTTCCCTTTTATAAAACGTCTAGTGTTGGGGAAAGACAGCGAAAACCTAAATCACAACTGTAAACAAATGGAGGAAGGGGCTTGGAGCCCCCATTACACCATCCCCCACTTTTAAGCTGGCTGAGGGCCCCCAGTTCTCAGCACAGTATGAGAGGAGAAGCGGGGTGTCAGACACCTTCATGGgtccacagggagctgggggccttGGAAGATCAGGTTGGCGCCCCCCTGCCCAGGACTAAGAGCAACCGTGCCCCAGGGCTCAGCGAGGTCAGCATGTGCTCCCCAGACTGGAGTCATGCCCAGGCCAACAAGGAGCATATCGGAAGGGGTCAGACCAGTGTCCCCGGGGTCTGAGGGTCAGAACTGGAGGACTGCTCCCCCTCTAGCGTCAGGTCACTTAAACGAGCGCTCAGCTCCGGGGGGTACAGGAAGTCCGCGTAGTATCTTTGGAAGGGGTAGCAGGAATCCGGAGGACAGGgtgggaagacagagaagagaggaaaagacataCAAGACacggaaagagaggaaaagaggctcGTTAAAGAGGTGGAGAGAGGCACAGGACAGCACCTTGAGGCTCGCAAGCAGGGGGCGCGgttaaaagaggaagagaaaggccaGGGCACAGGATGTCCCTTCCTCCCAGCACCCTGGTTCCAAGGTCCACTTTCAGCTGACATGCACTGCTAGTTAAAATAGTCAAATGCGTCTACAGCTTGGCAAGGAACTGCTGCTCCCAGGGCCCAAGATACCCCTCCACCGAGACCCCGTGGACTAATGTAGGTCAGGCAGGGCCCAGAGACCCTGTGCTAAGGCTGAAGCTAGCGCTCATGGTCCAAGTCATTGGCGCTCACCCCCTTAGCCTGGACACCTTCGCCCTCTACCTGAAGAGACCCCCTACCCATCAGTAAAAGCACCCCCCATACCTGCCGGAAACAGGGGGCGCCGTGAAACTCCTCGAATGCGGGaggggtgcctggctgggggcccCGTACAGCGCCTGGCCCACCTCATAGCAGCGGGCGTGGAGGAACGGCGGGTGTTGCGGGCCCATGTGGGACAGCACAGGCCGGCGCTGGGGCCCCGAGGCCAGTCCAGAGTTCCGGATGTA comes from Eptesicus fuscus isolate TK198812 chromosome 1, DD_ASM_mEF_20220401, whole genome shotgun sequence and encodes:
- the PRAF2 gene encoding PRA1 family protein 2, which gives rise to MSEVRLPPLRALDDFVLGSARLAAPDPCDPQRWCHRVINNLLYYQTNYLVCFGFGLALAGYVRPLHTLLSALVVAVALGVLVWAAESRAAVRRCRRSHPAACLAAVLAVGLLVLWAVGGACTFLFSIAGPVLLILVHASLRLRNLKNKIENKIESIGLKRTPMGLLLEALGQEQEAGS